A stretch of Spirosoma oryzicola DNA encodes these proteins:
- a CDS encoding o-succinylbenzoate synthase — MSLKTDYLKYILHFRFEAGTSRGILTEKTSYIIRLFDDENPAVVGYGECGPLKGLSYDDRADFEEQLAQNCQEFNNLDLQLFSWNVPIVLNQLISPQFPSILFGFETAMLDFLSGGQHVILENEFASGHRSLPINGLIWMGSPEFMRQQIEDKLRAGYTTLKLKIGAIDFEQECDLLAMIRERFTPEQITLRVDANGAFKPEEAMKKLERLATYALHSIEQPIRAGQPDLMADLCQHSPLAIALDEELIGQMEYVHKFRLLKKIQPQYIILKPTLLGGMRHCDEWIELAGRLNIGWWITSALESNIGLNAIAQYTAQFKNLIPQGLGTGQLYHNNVDSPLTIEQGYLRYDSSKPWDFAQLASSSIQSR, encoded by the coding sequence ATGAGTCTAAAAACCGACTACCTGAAATACATTCTGCATTTTCGCTTTGAAGCGGGTACGTCGCGTGGTATTCTTACGGAAAAAACATCCTACATCATTCGCTTATTTGACGACGAGAATCCGGCGGTTGTCGGCTATGGCGAATGCGGCCCACTGAAAGGACTAAGCTACGACGACCGGGCTGATTTTGAGGAACAATTGGCTCAAAACTGCCAGGAGTTCAATAATCTGGATTTGCAGCTCTTTAGCTGGAACGTTCCCATTGTGCTCAACCAGCTCATCAGTCCTCAGTTTCCGAGCATTTTATTTGGTTTCGAAACGGCCATGCTCGATTTTTTATCGGGCGGTCAACACGTTATTCTCGAAAACGAGTTTGCCAGCGGCCATCGTTCATTACCCATCAATGGCTTAATCTGGATGGGCAGTCCTGAGTTTATGCGGCAACAGATCGAAGACAAACTGCGGGCCGGATACACGACCCTCAAGCTGAAAATTGGCGCTATCGATTTTGAGCAGGAATGTGATCTGCTGGCAATGATCCGCGAACGCTTCACGCCCGAGCAGATTACGTTGCGGGTAGATGCCAACGGCGCGTTTAAGCCCGAAGAAGCCATGAAAAAGCTCGAACGGCTGGCTACTTACGCGCTTCATTCGATCGAGCAACCCATTCGAGCGGGTCAGCCCGACTTAATGGCTGATCTCTGCCAACATTCTCCCCTGGCGATTGCCCTTGACGAAGAACTGATCGGCCAGATGGAGTATGTTCACAAGTTTCGGTTGCTGAAAAAGATTCAGCCGCAGTACATTATCCTCAAACCGACCCTACTGGGGGGTATGCGCCACTGCGACGAATGGATCGAACTGGCCGGACGACTCAATATTGGCTGGTGGATAACGTCGGCGCTCGAATCCAACATTGGTCTGAACGCCATCGCTCAGTACACGGCGCAGTTCAAGAATCTTATTCCACAGGGGCTGGGTACAGGACAACTGTATCACAACAACGTCGATAGTCCGCTAACGATCGAACAGGGGTATCTGCGGTACGATTCATCCAAACCCTGGGACTTCGCCCAATTGGCCAGCAGCAGTATCCAATCACGGTAA
- the hemF gene encoding oxygen-dependent coproporphyrinogen oxidase, whose product MTSEQLITRETITAFFTDLQDRICQALADADGMGQFREDAWERPGGGGGRSRTIADGAVIEKGGVGFSAVQGAATEATLRSLNLTEPAEFYATGVSIVLHPRNPMVPIIHMNVRYFEMSTGQSWFGGGIDLTPHYVVDEDARWFHAHLKAVCDRHDPAYHPKFKTWADDYFFIPHRQETRGVGGIFFDYLKPADASHKAELFAFVQDVGNAFAPIYTHFMRQNRDLPFGEREKQWQLLRRGRYVEFNLVWDRGTKFGLETNGRTESILMSMPPQANWTYDFRPEPGSQEERTLSLLRKGVDWV is encoded by the coding sequence ATGACGTCGGAACAACTGATTACCCGAGAAACAATTACTGCATTTTTTACGGATCTACAGGACCGTATCTGTCAGGCGCTGGCGGATGCGGATGGCATGGGTCAGTTTCGCGAAGATGCCTGGGAACGGCCCGGTGGTGGCGGAGGCCGTTCGCGTACAATAGCCGACGGAGCTGTCATTGAAAAAGGGGGCGTCGGCTTTTCGGCGGTTCAGGGTGCCGCTACTGAAGCGACGTTACGCTCGCTGAACCTGACCGAGCCTGCCGAATTTTACGCAACGGGCGTTTCAATTGTGCTACATCCACGAAATCCGATGGTGCCCATCATCCACATGAATGTGCGCTATTTTGAAATGAGTACCGGGCAGAGCTGGTTCGGTGGAGGTATTGACTTAACACCCCACTACGTTGTTGATGAAGACGCGCGCTGGTTTCATGCACACCTGAAAGCCGTCTGTGACCGACATGATCCAGCTTATCACCCTAAGTTTAAGACCTGGGCCGACGATTACTTTTTCATTCCGCATCGGCAGGAAACACGCGGAGTTGGCGGCATTTTCTTCGATTACCTGAAACCGGCCGATGCAAGCCACAAAGCTGAATTGTTTGCCTTTGTTCAGGATGTCGGCAATGCGTTTGCTCCCATCTATACCCACTTCATGCGTCAGAATCGTGACCTGCCATTTGGTGAGCGCGAAAAACAGTGGCAACTGCTACGTCGGGGCCGCTACGTCGAGTTCAATCTGGTCTGGGACCGGGGGACTAAATTTGGCCTTGAAACGAATGGCCGTACAGAATCTATCCTGATGAGTATGCCACCACAGGCCAACTGGACGTATGATTTCAGACCCGAACCAGGCAGCCAAGAAGAACGTACGCTGAGCTTGCTGCGGAAAGGAGTTGATTGGGTCTAG
- a CDS encoding AlbA family DNA-binding domain-containing protein, which produces MTRNDLDDLIAQGENTRLEFKRSLSSAYRIARTLAAFANTSGGTLLIGIADDGKIVGVPSEIREVYKIEEASDRLIEPGLTVSYEVLRPDGRIVLVVRVAESDEKPHYAINELGQRTIYVRAKDKSVPTNKLIITQETAETPDLLKSTTARTLIQYLRKNDDITADRFAKLINISDYRAGKLLRQLAEQGLLIMIDKSRPVRFALKLAE; this is translated from the coding sequence ATGACTCGGAATGATCTCGACGATCTTATTGCACAAGGCGAAAACACGCGCTTAGAATTCAAACGATCCTTATCGTCGGCCTACCGCATTGCCCGGACGTTGGCTGCCTTCGCCAATACATCGGGTGGCACGTTGTTGATTGGAATTGCTGACGATGGAAAAATAGTTGGCGTACCTTCTGAAATAAGAGAAGTTTACAAAATAGAAGAAGCTTCAGATCGGCTTATCGAGCCTGGACTGACGGTGAGTTATGAGGTGCTGCGCCCTGACGGACGGATTGTTTTGGTGGTGCGCGTTGCCGAAAGTGACGAAAAGCCCCATTACGCGATCAATGAGTTAGGGCAACGAACAATTTATGTCCGGGCAAAGGATAAATCGGTCCCGACGAATAAATTGATCATCACCCAGGAAACGGCAGAAACGCCAGATTTGCTTAAATCGACTACTGCCCGGACGTTGATTCAGTATCTCCGCAAAAACGACGACATCACGGCTGACCGATTCGCCAAATTGATCAACATTTCGGATTATCGGGCGGGTAAATTATTACGTCAGCTCGCCGAACAGGGATTGCTGATTATGATCGACAAATCCCGACCTGTACGTTTTGCGCTGAAGCTTGCCGAATAA
- the lpxK gene encoding tetraacyldisaccharide 4'-kinase, translating to MAANLPLLPFSSIYGLITDARNWLYDSKLYSSFEADSCVIAVGNLTVGGTGKTPMIEYLIKRHLPKDANNHFESVTLSRGYGRRTKGFREATNQDTAETIGDEPLQLYRKFARWVRVFVGERRADAIQQILAQYPETKRILLDDAFQHRAVQPQLNVLLTDYNRLFYTDHPFPAGRLRERRHGARRADVVIVTKCPDTLSKDEQETIRRAILRYTRPKTPVLFSRLQYGQPTSFATHKATDKLSSVVLVSGLANATPLETYVRQVFSMEKHHRFGDHHAYTRAELDRLTQSLSAVDGLLTTEKDWVKIDALLTDEERLRLPLYYLPVEMAFLSGYEAEFDGILKNILLKNP from the coding sequence TTGGCCGCCAACTTACCTCTCTTACCTTTTAGTAGTATTTACGGATTGATTACGGATGCCCGTAATTGGTTGTACGATAGTAAATTATACAGCAGTTTTGAAGCGGATTCCTGCGTTATCGCCGTGGGGAATTTGACCGTTGGCGGCACGGGCAAAACACCCATGATCGAATATTTGATTAAACGGCACCTACCAAAAGACGCGAATAATCACTTCGAATCGGTTACGTTAAGCCGGGGGTACGGTCGTCGCACCAAAGGATTTCGGGAGGCTACCAACCAGGACACCGCCGAAACCATCGGTGACGAACCTCTGCAACTGTATCGAAAATTTGCCCGTTGGGTGCGTGTGTTTGTGGGCGAGCGCCGAGCTGATGCCATTCAGCAAATTTTGGCCCAGTACCCCGAAACAAAGCGAATTCTGCTTGATGATGCGTTTCAGCACCGGGCCGTACAGCCACAACTGAACGTGCTGCTGACGGATTACAATCGATTGTTTTACACCGATCATCCGTTTCCGGCGGGGCGTCTGCGCGAACGTCGGCACGGAGCTCGGCGGGCCGATGTCGTGATCGTTACTAAATGCCCCGATACCCTTTCCAAAGACGAACAGGAGACTATCAGAAGGGCTATTCTGCGATACACCCGTCCGAAGACGCCAGTCCTTTTTTCTCGGTTGCAATACGGCCAGCCTACATCGTTCGCTACGCATAAGGCTACCGACAAACTGTCATCAGTCGTGCTCGTTTCTGGTCTAGCCAACGCAACTCCGCTAGAAACGTACGTTCGACAGGTATTTTCGATGGAGAAACACCATCGTTTTGGCGACCACCATGCATATACCCGTGCCGAACTTGATCGGCTGACTCAATCCTTAAGTGCTGTTGATGGGTTGCTGACAACCGAAAAAGACTGGGTGAAGATCGACGCGTTGCTAACCGACGAGGAACGACTTCGGCTACCTTTATATTATTTGCCCGTTGAAATGGCGTTCTTATCCGGCTATGAAGCCGAATTTGACGGTATTCTAAAAAATATTCTCCTTAAAAATCCTTAA
- a CDS encoding GMC family oxidoreductase, protein MDPFQIKKAPAQYDVAIVGSGAGGGMAAYTLAKAGAKVVLLEAGGYFDPADPKYITQLKWPWESPRRGAGTTRAFGDFDAAWGGWDIEGEPYTTAKGTEFHWFRSRMLGGRTNHWGRISLRFAPDDFRRKSMTGVGEDWPIGYDDIKPFYDRVDRLIGVFGSVENMPSEPDGIFLPPPKPRLHELMIRKGARSIGIPVIPSRLSILTKQINEERGQCFYCSQCGRACQAYADFSSSSVLVKPALKTGNVTLINGAMVREVLTDPATGLATGVSYVDTLSLQEKSIMAKTVVLAASAGETARLLLNSKSSRFPTGLANSSGVVGKYINDSTGASRSAFVPALMDRKRYNEDGVGGMHVFTPWWLDNKKLDFPRGYHIEYWGGMGMPAYGFGWGVEALNGMIPGRDGKMKPAGGYGAGLKDDYRRFYGAYVGMAGRGEPVPLESNYCEIDPNVVDKYGIPVLRFNYKWSDYEVKQAKHMQDTFEEIIHSMGGIALGNKPGPENSYGLEAPGKIIHEVGTARMGKDPKTSALNSFQQAHDVKNLFVVDAAAFPSQGDKNVTWTILASSMRTSEYLIDQVKKKNI, encoded by the coding sequence ATGGACCCCTTTCAGATTAAAAAAGCCCCAGCTCAGTACGATGTAGCTATAGTCGGCTCCGGTGCTGGTGGTGGCATGGCTGCCTATACGCTCGCTAAAGCGGGGGCTAAAGTCGTGTTGCTGGAAGCTGGTGGTTACTTTGACCCCGCTGATCCCAAGTACATTACGCAACTGAAATGGCCTTGGGAATCGCCCCGCCGTGGTGCTGGAACGACGCGTGCGTTCGGTGATTTCGATGCCGCATGGGGCGGTTGGGATATTGAAGGTGAACCCTATACAACGGCGAAAGGCACCGAGTTCCACTGGTTCCGTTCCCGGATGCTGGGCGGACGTACCAACCACTGGGGTCGGATTTCGCTTCGGTTTGCTCCCGACGATTTTCGGCGTAAAAGCATGACCGGTGTTGGCGAAGACTGGCCGATCGGCTACGATGATATCAAACCTTTCTATGACCGGGTTGACCGATTGATTGGCGTTTTCGGCTCGGTCGAAAATATGCCTTCCGAACCCGATGGTATTTTCCTGCCCCCGCCGAAGCCTCGTCTGCACGAGCTGATGATTCGGAAAGGGGCACGGAGCATCGGTATTCCGGTTATTCCATCGCGGTTGTCGATCCTGACCAAACAGATCAATGAAGAACGGGGGCAGTGCTTTTACTGTAGCCAGTGCGGTCGGGCGTGTCAGGCGTATGCCGATTTCTCGTCGTCGTCCGTATTGGTTAAACCGGCGCTGAAAACGGGCAACGTGACGCTGATCAACGGAGCGATGGTCCGCGAAGTACTGACCGATCCGGCAACGGGTCTGGCGACGGGCGTGAGCTACGTGGACACGCTGTCGTTGCAGGAAAAGTCAATCATGGCGAAAACGGTTGTGCTGGCTGCCAGTGCTGGCGAAACAGCCCGCTTGCTGCTTAATTCTAAATCGAGCCGCTTCCCAACTGGCCTTGCCAACTCCAGCGGTGTTGTTGGTAAATACATCAATGACTCAACGGGCGCATCGCGTTCGGCGTTTGTTCCGGCCTTGATGGACCGCAAACGCTACAACGAAGACGGCGTGGGCGGTATGCACGTCTTTACGCCCTGGTGGCTTGACAACAAGAAACTGGATTTCCCACGTGGTTACCACATCGAATACTGGGGTGGTATGGGTATGCCTGCCTACGGATTTGGTTGGGGCGTTGAAGCGCTCAACGGCATGATTCCCGGTCGCGACGGTAAAATGAAACCAGCGGGTGGCTACGGTGCCGGCCTGAAAGACGACTACCGCCGGTTCTACGGAGCCTACGTTGGTATGGCCGGTCGTGGTGAGCCCGTCCCGCTCGAAAGCAACTACTGCGAAATCGACCCGAACGTTGTCGATAAATACGGTATTCCGGTACTTCGGTTCAACTACAAGTGGTCCGATTACGAGGTCAAGCAGGCCAAGCACATGCAGGATACCTTCGAAGAAATTATTCATTCAATGGGTGGTATCGCGCTCGGTAACAAACCCGGTCCTGAGAACAGCTATGGTCTGGAAGCACCTGGTAAAATTATCCACGAAGTGGGTACGGCCCGGATGGGGAAAGATCCAAAAACATCGGCACTGAACAGTTTCCAACAGGCGCACGACGTAAAAAATCTGTTTGTCGTTGATGCTGCTGCCTTCCCGTCGCAGGGCGACAAGAACGTTACCTGGACCATCCTGGCCAGTTCCATGCGCACATCCGAGTACCTTATCGATCAGGTCAAGAAGAAAAACATTTAA
- a CDS encoding sensor histidine kinase, which translates to MKLLAKTNRIYLAFSLVIYLLTALAFYQIIRYLIYDEVESRLQIERRDFETYVRIHNTWSSSPYFVENKIEVAPVSQPPTSRRAFFADTLIQNRYDDELIPFRQLTFYVPIHGTLHRVSIRKSLIQTYRLIEAVTFTMATFLGLLLIGTFWFQGKLSGRIWLPFYNTLSRIKHFNLNSEAPLQLATSEITEFNELNEVLQKMADKMRQDYQSLKEFTENASHEMQTPLALINAKVEQLIQSEQLTEIQTHWIQTIYEASRRIVRLNQGLLLLSKIENHQFQGIQLIDLSQLLVEKLQDMEEVLSFKELTVHICSHDSFEAELPVALADILVTNLVNNAIKHNQSGGFIELDSSNEFLCLRNTGGTLVSEPQRLFERFKKEGTGTDSIGLGLAIVKQICDSYELSISYKETQGNHQFRISRLLPADSNKMIT; encoded by the coding sequence GTGAAACTGCTCGCTAAAACCAATCGCATTTATCTGGCGTTCTCGCTGGTTATTTATCTACTGACGGCGCTGGCTTTCTACCAGATCATTCGCTATTTGATTTATGACGAAGTAGAAAGCCGATTGCAGATCGAACGACGCGATTTCGAAACGTACGTTCGTATTCATAACACCTGGTCGAGCAGTCCTTATTTTGTCGAAAATAAAATTGAGGTTGCGCCGGTGAGTCAACCGCCCACGTCAAGGCGAGCCTTTTTTGCTGATACGTTGATTCAAAACCGCTATGACGACGAGCTAATTCCGTTTCGACAGCTTACATTCTACGTGCCCATCCACGGAACGCTTCACCGGGTATCTATTCGAAAATCGCTAATTCAAACGTACCGACTTATTGAAGCCGTAACGTTTACAATGGCTACATTTTTGGGCTTGTTGTTAATAGGGACGTTCTGGTTTCAGGGAAAGTTATCCGGTCGAATCTGGCTTCCATTCTATAATACGTTGTCGCGCATCAAACATTTCAATTTAAATAGTGAGGCTCCTTTGCAACTGGCTACATCCGAAATAACAGAATTCAATGAGTTGAACGAAGTGCTGCAAAAAATGGCCGATAAGATGCGGCAGGATTACCAAAGTTTAAAAGAATTTACGGAGAACGCATCGCACGAGATGCAAACGCCACTCGCTTTGATCAATGCTAAAGTAGAGCAACTGATCCAGAGCGAACAATTAACCGAGATACAAACGCACTGGATACAAACAATCTATGAAGCTTCCCGGCGCATCGTACGCTTAAATCAGGGATTGTTATTGTTGTCGAAAATTGAAAATCATCAGTTTCAGGGCATCCAACTCATCGATTTATCCCAGTTGCTCGTCGAAAAATTGCAGGATATGGAAGAGGTACTGTCGTTCAAGGAACTGACGGTTCATATTTGCTCGCATGATTCGTTTGAAGCGGAACTGCCAGTTGCTTTGGCTGATATTCTGGTGACGAATCTGGTAAATAATGCCATAAAACATAACCAGTCCGGGGGCTTTATTGAACTGGATTCGAGCAATGAATTCTTATGTTTGAGAAATACAGGAGGGACGCTGGTTTCGGAGCCACAACGACTTTTTGAACGATTTAAAAAAGAAGGAACCGGAACGGATTCCATCGGACTTGGTTTAGCAATCGTTAAACAAATCTGCGATAGTTACGAACTGTCCATTAGCTATAAGGAGACGCAAGGCAACCATCAATTCCGCATTTCGAGATTGTTACCCGCTGATTCAAATAAAATGATAACCTAG
- a CDS encoding putative porin, whose translation MNRSVLFLFFLIGLAVIGRAQQFPGATQLPGGFGQGGFGQTTSPGSATGGSFGGIDDSTRVIYGPKTTRYILEDDIFNNRKKLYTMDTTMDDAHRFLYVQRAQNLYQDLGNLGTPMRNVFVPVPQQLGAQTGYSVFSPYAYQTMQVKYFNTKSPFTDMYLALGGRNQNILRFDFAQNITPRWNVGFNAQRFTSQKQFGTSGANDPTKLLAQNWGFLGHTNYQSKNEKYTLLAHFINMNHSVEEQGGVLPGTNLDGSRNDYAYTGDALLTNGSASATSSALGPRGNEIRNDWHIYHQYVLDQGFQIYQRLDYNRHKNSYHDEYLQANYAFYPTILGDTSTVYQDARFRLVENQFGLKGIYDRRGSAFNYRAYLRNRIYGQYTRYNTSGANENEYETRRTETFLGGWLGYYFPDSLSQVTAEAEYQVGGGYRLQGQFESKYLTAGYSSIFANPTLLQERFQSHIFFWRNNFNLRGYNHAYGKLNLRYKKLLIQPGIDYYLLSNYIYFDTAAVVRQLNGSFSVLRTGLGYHFEVGKFLASGQAYYTVQSRRDVLRTPPFFMNARFQYELLYAKVLYIQIGVDLHYKSPYYADAYMPVTQQFYVQNEKKVEGYVLADLFANLRVNRTRLFVKLTHANQGVFQPGYFVAPDYLAMRRSFAFGVDWYLFD comes from the coding sequence ATGAATCGAAGCGTACTTTTTCTGTTCTTTTTGATAGGGCTGGCTGTCATTGGTCGGGCGCAGCAGTTTCCGGGTGCAACGCAATTGCCGGGCGGATTTGGCCAGGGTGGGTTTGGGCAAACAACAAGTCCGGGAAGCGCTACTGGTGGTAGCTTCGGCGGTATCGACGACTCAACCCGGGTTATCTACGGACCCAAGACGACCCGCTACATACTGGAAGACGATATTTTTAATAACCGGAAGAAGCTCTACACCATGGATACGACCATGGATGACGCGCACCGGTTTTTGTACGTCCAGCGGGCGCAAAATCTTTACCAGGATTTAGGTAATCTGGGAACGCCGATGCGAAACGTGTTTGTGCCGGTACCGCAGCAACTCGGTGCGCAAACGGGCTATTCCGTTTTTTCGCCTTATGCGTACCAGACCATGCAGGTGAAATATTTCAATACCAAGTCGCCATTTACCGATATGTATCTGGCTTTGGGCGGGCGTAACCAAAACATTCTCCGATTCGATTTTGCGCAGAACATAACCCCCCGCTGGAACGTAGGATTCAACGCCCAGCGATTTACGTCGCAGAAGCAATTTGGAACCAGTGGCGCTAACGATCCGACGAAACTACTGGCCCAGAACTGGGGTTTTCTGGGGCATACCAACTACCAGTCTAAAAACGAAAAGTACACCCTGCTCGCGCACTTCATCAATATGAACCACAGCGTCGAAGAGCAGGGGGGGGTATTACCTGGAACAAATCTTGACGGAAGCCGGAATGACTACGCTTACACGGGTGATGCGCTTTTAACGAACGGTTCCGCGTCCGCTACGTCATCCGCTCTCGGGCCTCGCGGCAACGAAATTCGCAACGACTGGCACATATACCACCAGTATGTTCTCGATCAAGGGTTCCAGATCTACCAGCGGCTCGACTACAATCGCCACAAGAACTCGTACCACGATGAGTACTTGCAGGCCAATTATGCGTTCTACCCCACTATCCTAGGTGATACATCCACGGTTTATCAGGATGCCCGGTTTCGGTTGGTCGAAAACCAGTTTGGGCTGAAAGGAATCTACGACCGTCGTGGATCGGCGTTCAATTACCGGGCTTACCTCCGCAACCGGATTTACGGGCAATACACACGCTACAATACATCGGGGGCGAACGAAAATGAATACGAAACCCGTCGGACTGAAACGTTTCTGGGTGGGTGGCTAGGCTATTATTTCCCGGACAGCCTGTCGCAGGTAACGGCGGAGGCCGAGTATCAGGTTGGCGGAGGTTATCGGTTGCAGGGGCAGTTTGAGAGCAAGTACTTGACGGCTGGCTACTCGTCTATATTTGCGAATCCAACGCTATTGCAGGAGCGCTTTCAAAGTCATATTTTCTTCTGGCGAAACAATTTTAATCTAAGGGGCTACAACCACGCATACGGCAAGCTTAACCTTCGTTACAAAAAATTACTGATACAGCCCGGAATCGATTATTACCTGCTCAGCAACTACATCTATTTCGATACGGCGGCTGTAGTCCGTCAGCTTAACGGATCATTTAGTGTGTTGCGAACAGGACTCGGATACCACTTCGAAGTGGGTAAGTTTCTGGCGTCGGGTCAGGCGTACTACACGGTTCAATCACGTAGAGATGTACTGCGGACACCTCCGTTTTTTATGAATGCTCGGTTCCAGTACGAACTGCTTTACGCCAAGGTACTGTACATTCAGATCGGAGTGGATCTGCATTACAAATCGCCCTACTATGCGGATGCGTACATGCCCGTTACGCAGCAGTTTTATGTTCAGAATGAAAAGAAAGTAGAAGGATACGTGTTAGCGGATCTTTTCGCCAATCTACGCGTCAACCGGACCCGCTTGTTCGTAAAACTTACCCACGCTAACCAGGGAGTATTTCAACCCGGCTACTTTGTCGCCCCTGATTATCTGGCCATGCGTCGAAGTTTTGCTTTCGGTGTCGATTGGTATTTATTCGACTAA